From the Labrus mixtus chromosome 17, fLabMix1.1, whole genome shotgun sequence genome, one window contains:
- the prkaa1 gene encoding 5'-AMP-activated protein kinase catalytic subunit alpha-1: MATEKQKHEGRVKIGHYILGDTLGVGTFGKVKVGQHELTKHQVAVKILNRQKIRSLDVVGKIRREIQNLKLFRHPHIIKLYQVISTPTDIFMVMEYVSGGELFDYICKNGKLEEKESRRLFQQIISAVDYCHRHMVVHRDLKPENVLLDAHMNAKIADFGLSNMMSDGEFLRTSCGSPNYAAPEVISGRLYAGPEVDIWSSGVILYALLCGTLPFDDDHVPTLFKKICDGIFFTPQYLNPSVISLLKHMLQVDPMKRATIKEIREDDWFKEGLPKYLFPEDPSYSNNMIDDEALKEVCEKFECTEEEVLGCIYSRNHQDPLAVAYHLIIDNRRIMSEAKDFYLASSPPDSFLDDQHLTTSGSAVTSTPKPHPERVPFLLAETLPRPRHTLDELNPQKSKHQGVRRAKWHLGIRSQSRPNDIMSEVCRAMKQLDYEWKVVNPYYLRVRRKNPITGMQTKMSLQLYQVDSRTYLLDFRSIDDDMLETKSGTATPLRSGSVGNYRTTIKNDVDGADAPAMSSIVHTTKAAEGSLASSLTSSIDSIGGGDSVPVPRPGSHTIEFFEMCANLIKLLAR; the protein is encoded by the exons ATGGCGAcggaaaaacagaaacatgaaggaAGAGTCAAAATTGGACATTACATTCTAGGAGACACGCTTGGAGTGGGCACATTCGGAAAGGTTAAAG tggGCCAACATGAGCTGACCAAGCACCAAGTGGCAGTGAAGATCCTTAACAGGCAGAAGATCCGAAGTTTGGATGTGGTGGGAAAGATCCGGCGGGAGATTCAGAACCTCAAGCTTTTCAGGCATCCTCACATAATTAAACT GTATCAGGTTATAAGCACCCCTACAGATATCTTCATGGTGATGGAATACGTGTCTGGAGGAGAACTCTTCGACTACATCTGCAAAAATGGAAAG ttggaggagaaggagagtcGTCGGTTGTTCCAGCAGATTATATCTGCAGTAGACTACTGCCACAGACACATGGTGGTGCACAGAGACCTCAAGCCTGAAAATGTGCTGCTCGATGCACACATGAACGCCAAGATCGCAGACTTTG GTTTGTCAAACATGATGTCAGATGGAGAGTTTCTGCGGACAAGCTGCGGTTCTCCAAACTATGCTGCTCCTGAAGTCATCTCAGGACG GTTATATGCTGGTCCAGAGGTGGACATCTGGAGCAGTGGGGTCATTCTTTATGCCTTGTTGTGTGGGACACTTCCCTTTGATGACGATCACGTGCCAACACTCTTTAAAAAGATCTGCGATGGGATCTTTTTCACGCCGCAGTACCTGAACCCATCTGTAATTAGCCTCCTTAAACACATGCTGCAGGTGGACCCCATGAAAAGAGCTACCATCAAAGAGATCCG AGAGGACGACTGGTTTAAAGAGGGCCTTCCCAAGTACTTGTTCCCCGAGGACCCCTCctacagcaacaacatgatCGACGACGAGGCCCTGAAGGAGGTTTGTGAGAAGTTTGAgtgcacagaggaggaggtcCTCGGCTGTATCTACAGTCGCAACCATCAGGACCCATTAGCAGTTGCCTACCACCTCATCATTGACAATCGTCGCATCATGAGTGAAGCCAAGGATTTCTACTTGGCGTCCAGCCCCCCTGACTCTTTTCTTGACGACCAGCACCTGACCACGTCTGGCTCAGCTGTGACTAGCACCCCAAAGCCCCACCCCGAGCGTGTCCCCTTCCTCTTGGCGGAGACGCTCCCCAGGCCTCGTCACACTCTGGATGAACTGAACCCCCAAAAGTCCAAGCACCAGGGTGTTAGAAGGGCCAAGTGGCACCTGGGTATCCGTAGTCAGAGTAGACCGAATGATATCATGTCAGAAGTGTGCCGTGCCATGAAGCAGCTGGATTATGAGTGGAAG GTTGTGAATCCATATTATCTACGCGTGAGAAGGAAGAATCCTATTACTGGCATGCAAACCAAAATGAGCCTTCAACTCTACCAGGTGGACAGTAGAACCTACCTCCTAGACTTCCGTAGCATAGATG ATGATATGTTGGAGACAAAATCTGGAACTGCTACCCCTCTCCGCTCTGGATCTGTGGGCAACTACCGCACCACTATAAAGAATGACGTAGACGGTGCAGACGCTCCTGCTATGTCTAGCATTGTGCACACTACCAAGGCTGCAGAGGGCTCCTTAGCTTCATCGCTGACCTCATCCATCGACTCAATAGGTGGGGGAGACAGCGTGCCTGTCCCTCGACCGGGAAGCCACACCATCGAGTTCTTTGAGATGTGTGCAAATCTTATTAAATTACTTGCACGATAG